The Pirellulimonas nuda genome includes a region encoding these proteins:
- a CDS encoding HNH endonuclease has product MSTASPAALNASVLVLNRQYLAIHVIDVRRAFALLLRELAEVIHIEEGRFGNYDFASWRELSTLESAYKGPHDDWVRSVNFEIRAPRVLRLLEFDRAPKQRVRLNRRNLFARDENLCQYCGKKFATSELSIDHVVPSCRGGETTWENVVCACVRCNVRKGGRTPTEANMKLIKKPVRPKRSPLLSIKLASPKYASWKSFVDAAYWSVDLR; this is encoded by the coding sequence CGCCAGTACCTGGCGATCCACGTTATCGACGTCCGCCGGGCGTTCGCGCTCCTGCTCCGCGAACTGGCGGAAGTGATCCACATCGAAGAGGGCCGGTTCGGCAACTACGACTTCGCTAGCTGGCGCGAGCTCAGCACGCTGGAGAGCGCCTACAAGGGCCCGCACGACGACTGGGTGCGGAGCGTGAACTTCGAGATCCGCGCCCCCCGCGTGCTGCGGCTGCTGGAGTTCGACCGCGCCCCCAAGCAGCGCGTGCGGCTCAATCGGCGCAACCTGTTTGCCCGCGACGAGAACCTGTGCCAGTACTGCGGGAAGAAGTTCGCCACCAGCGAGCTTTCGATCGACCACGTCGTGCCTAGCTGCCGCGGCGGCGAGACCACTTGGGAGAACGTGGTGTGCGCGTGCGTGCGCTGCAACGTGCGCAAGGGGGGCCGCACCCCCACCGAGGCGAACATGAAGCTGATCAAGAAGCCGGTGCGCCCCAAGCGCAGCCCGCTGCTGTCGATCAAGCTAGCGAGCCCCAAGTACGCGAGCTGGAAGAGCTTCGTCGACGCGGCGTACTGGTCGGTCGACCTGCGGTAG